AACGAAAGGTTATCCATTCCTGTTCTTTTTCTTTTAAAAGGCCCTTTCCTGCACTGGTAATTCGATAGTATTTCCTCTGACGAGTTCCTTTGTCTCCCCACCAATAGGACTCAATCATGCCATCAGCTTCCAATGAGTGTAGAATAGGATAAAGTGTCCCCTCCTTAAAAGTAAATACTCCACTGGATTTCTTTTCAATTTCCTTTGTCATCTGATAGCCATACATAGGTTCACGATTTAATAAACTTAGTAGTAAAATTACGGTGCTTCCCTTTAGCATTTCTTTACTAATTTTCACTCTAAATACCCCTTCATATTTGACAATTTTTCTTCTTATCAACTTATTAATAACTATTTAGAATTTCCAGTATCTCATTATTTATCACTTCTGGGTTATACCAGTGAATAGCGTGCCCTGACCCTGTGACTACAATTTGTTTACTATCAGTAGACCATTTCTGTAGATTTAATTGATTTTCTTTACTTTCTTCATAATTATTTAATTCCTCAGATGTAATTATTCTGAGAGGAACATCATTTATATAACCATTTGCTACTACTTCCAGAGCATTTGTCTCTTTGTTTTTCCCTTCATCAACTTGGTTCCTATTTAAACAAGTTTTTACGAACATCGCTGAATCTAGCTCTTCAAAATTATCTGGAGCTGACACCAAGTTATTTCTGGCAGTGACTAGTGGTGATGAAGAATAGAAATTTGGCACTATATTAAATAACAATCGAGATATCCCGCTTTTATTAAGCAGATAAATTGATTTATGGAATATGGAAGCACGCATGGCAGCAATTGTTGAAGGTTTTACCATGTTTGAATACATGTCAGGATTTGACCCATCTATCAAAACAACACCCTTGACTTCATTTTCGTAGAGCTGAGCAAATCTTATCACTTCAAGCGAACCTATCGAATGCCCAACAAGAATGTATGGAGGTTTTTCTCCTGATTTCTCAAGCAATTCATGTATTTCTTTTGTTATAGTATCTATGTCTCTAGGAGTATCAGCAATATCACTCCATCCATATCCCGGCCTGTCATAAACCGCTGTTCTCGCATACTTAGATATTTCACTATATAGTGGATAGAAGTCAACATATGGGCTTGGTACTGCCCACCCTGATGCAAATACTACTGTTGCATTGCCATTGCCTTCTGCATAAATGTGCATATCATGTCCATTTATATTGATTATTTGGCCAACTGGTTTATATTTTTTACTGTCAAAATATTGTCCGATCTGTTCATATGTAATGCCTAGTAATAAAAGTAGCATTATACCTAATAATACTTTTTTCTTCCTGCTCATGGTTTAGTTGTTCATCTCCTTATTGATTTTGCATTATTTCATAGTCCGTCTTCCATATAGCAAATCATCCTCACTCTAACTCCCTGACAATAAGTTTTATATCTATGCATCGTATATCTAGGTATTCATTTTAAAGCATATTCACCCTTTTAGCAATAGTTTTTACACTATTTCCATTGTCGGGGAATGTCCCCAGGTATTCGATTTAAAAAAAGCAAGGGTATAGAGTTATAATTGTTGAAAGGCATCTCGTTTTTTATAAGATAAATGATGTAGATAAATTAGTTATTGTTTATGCCATTGTCGATGGAAAAAGAGAATACTGTAATTTAATATAGAAGTTGAACAAAGCATTCAGGTTAAATCTGGATGTTTTTCTGTTCTTGATCGGAGCGCCCAGGGCGGTGAGTCAGGCTGGGCATGTACCAAGAATCTTACGCGCGTAAGATTCTTGGTACATGCCCAGGAGAAAGCGTTCAATGAACTGAGTTATGAAATAGGTCTGTGACAAAGGTTGATGCCCAGGTGCCTAGGGAGCATATGAAGACGCTGAATGGTTTTTGATCTTTCAACCTAAAGTTGAATTCACAAGAATATCAAATATTAAGTTATTGAAAGCGGAAAACTTCGAGTAAGCGTCTGAGCAACAAAATAAAAGGAAATATTTTTACGACTGCGGCAAGGATGCCAGCAGTTCCGCATAAAAACGGAATAGTGGGCGAGGATCCTTCAGTGACATGAGGCCGATCACTGCAGTATGGTCAATTTTATTCAACTTACCGAGATAATTCCATTTTCCAGACTGAGGAGTCCCGCTATATGGAATAATTTGGTCTGCTGAACCCAAATGGGGACCCTCAGCAGTGATTACTGAAACCAGCCCGTCGTTTTCCCACCAACTTTGATCAATCTGAACCGGCTGGCTCTGAGTATAGGACCCAATATGACAGGACAGCAAGAAAAATAGGGGGTTCATTTCCACACAAGGAAGCTGATGACCTGTAAGTAGACTTTTATAGGTGCAGGAAGCTGCTTGTGAGAAATAATAAATATCGGACTGGGCTCTGACCCAAGTATTTAGTTCTTTCGCTCCTTCCGGATCTAGGTCCCAAGAAGCCAAGTCACGAGAAGTTTTCCAAGCATTGCTGCTTTCCACCCGTTCTAGAAAGCTGGCAATACTTTCACCAGGTTCCCTTTTCAGACCCCACTGATCAAGGTTGAAATCGTAAACATCGAGACAAGAGGCTCCTCCAAGGGCGCTAAGAAAGACAATCGCTTGCTGTAAAGTCGAGTTTTTGTCCAAAGCTGCGTAGGCTGCCGAACTACCGTCATGGGGAGTTGCAATTGTTAAAATACCGCTGATCCATCCCTTTTTATCGCCATTAAAGAGCGGAGAAAGCTCTTGCCCAGGAGTAACTGCTCTTTCCTCAGCATTGCCATTTTCTAATAACTGGGCTAAAACACGAATTGTCTGTCCGCCCATGCTGTGCCCTATAAGATGTATTTTATTTATCATTCCAGTTGCCGGGTCAATTTTACCCCATTGAGGATACAATCCGGGATAAGTTCTTCCATAACGCTCGTGTCCATATTCTTCCGAGTGGGCCTTACCATAATCGACCCTACCGCCCACGATTTGGGCATAAAGCTCACAGGCTCTGTCCCAGTTGCTGCTAAAGGGACCTACAGCCGCAACAAAGTTTGGATACCCTTGTGAAGCCAAATCTTGAGAAATGTTGTACGTCCCTCCCCAATAAGGGATACCCAGCAGGTTATCAAAACCTGCTAGTCCGTGGACAAATACTATTGGATAATTATTCTGGCGAGAAACAGCGGCACTGACAGAAGTTGGTGTAGCTGAAAAGACAAGTAATGAAAGTACTAGAATAACAATCAAGACCGGGGAAAATAATTTCTTCATAACCTTCCCTCCTCATGGAATTAAGTACATCTTTATTCAATTCCATAAGAAAAGTACGCAAAATTCTGATATTTATTACTGTAATTTTATGGCTACAAGGTAAGTGTCAACTAGGTAATTCCCACCTTGCTTTTTAATAATTATTCCATGCTCTATGGGTAATAGTGTTGTTGCCGGGTTAGGTATCTTATGTACTTATAAGACAATTTTCAAAATCTCTTGCAATTTATAACAAATATGATATAATAATAAATATAAAAAATGTTGTGTTTATGAACTCGTTAATATTATTTGCGTTATTTTCAAGGTGATTTTGGGGGTAGAAATTTAATTTGAGGGAGGAGTTAATATGGAAGGGCTGGATTTCTTGGTAACATCTATTTGTTTCTCTGTTTTAGGTTATGTATTATGTTATCTTACTCTTTCAAGTAACAATGAACTTAAAAGGGCTAACGATACTCAGACCAATCATTGGCAAGATGAGAACGCAAGCCTAAATAATTTCTAACCTGTTCGTGTAAAGAAATATAATCCCAATACGATGAGAAGGCCGCCGCTAAGTAATGTAATTTAGTGTTCTGGCCAAAGGCTTTACTTAAACTAACATGAGGAGATTAAAAATTCAGCGGTTTTGAGGTCTGACTAATCTAGATTAGTCATCTCAAAACCGCTGAATTTTTTAAATGGTTTTTGAGCTTTCAACCTAAAGTTGAATTCACAAGAATATCAAATATTAAGTTATTGAATGGACTTCTGGTGAGCTATTCATGTATTATAACGATTGGATAATTAAAGATTGTTCAGAAGTAATTTTTGATTGTAATTCCTCTGGCATACCTCATCAACATGCAATGAATACTATTATTGCTCAGAAGATTAAATAGGATGGCTGGCTTGAACAAGATCAACTTGATTACACTTTACTTGAATTATTCCCCTCTGAGTTTTTGCTTTTCATCTTCAACAGACTTGGCCCTGCGTTTTGTAAAGCTGTTTGCTCCGGCAGACAGCTTTTTCGTGAAAAATAATATATGCTGTATTGTAACAAACCCAAAAGATTTGACACTAATCTTCTGAAAGGGGGAAACGTATGGCTAGAATAAACATTCAAACCATTTACGAACAGAATAAACATGATGTATATTCCTACTTACTGAGCCTTACGCATAACAAGTCCCTTTCAGAGGATTTGACCTCAGATGTTTTTCTTAGTGCAATAAAAGCATTGCCTGCCTTCAGAGGTAATTCGAGCATAAAAACTTGGCTGTTTTCGATTGCTCGGCACAAATGGTATGAACATCTAAGAAAAGGCAAAAAGGAACTTGCCCCTGAGGATTTCATGAGAATCTATTTATCGGATGACACAACTTTAGAAACTGCCATGATAACAAATGAGCTGGTGGGTCGAATCTATGAGTTGTTAGAACAAGAACCTGTCAAAAGCAAAGACATCGTTTTGATGCGAGTGGATGGGTATTCTTATTTTGAAATTGCACAGAAACACAATATTTCAGAAAGTTCGGCAAGAGTCATTAATTTTCGTACCAAAGACAGAATCCGAGCAAATCTACTGAAGGAGGGATATATCAGTGAATCAAATTTCTTGTAATGTTTGTATGGACTTAATGCCGCTTGTAAAAGATGGTATTGCCAGTGAGGAAAGCTGTGCTCTGGTAATGAAACATATTGAGACCTGTGAACATTGTGCGAAGGCCTTGGGCGGAAAAACGGCGGCAAACGCAGCTATGGATGATGTGGTTGTATTGATTAAACTCAAAAAGCAGTTCACATTATTTTTAATAAGTGTTATTTTTGCTGGGACACTGATTGGCATGGTACTCTCCGATGGTATGAGTATGTTCTACAATGCGCTTATAATGCCTGCAATCGGGGGCTTTGGCTATATGCTCTTTAAGAAGAAATCATATTTTGTGCCGCTTGGCTTGTTTTTGTTTTCATTTGTATGGGTAAGTATTCGTGAAATAGTGAAAGGTTTTTTAACCTACTCGACCGTAGTAGACTTAATCATTATGTCTGCTTGGTGGTCTGGGGTTTTTGCAGCATTTAGTGCCGTTGGTGTTCTGATTGCAGGACTTTTATACTACGCATTTAAGAAGTAAGAAGGAGAGATAAAATGAATTTAAAAATGAAAAAGATATTGGCTGGAGTCCTTGGGTTCGGACTTATTATCTTATTACTGCTTTTTGTAAACAGTTTTGTCGGCAATCCTGTATCCAAAGCCTTAGCCCAAAAGGCCGCTCAACAATACATTGACACAAAGTACAGTGATCTGAATCTGAAAATTCAAAAGTCCAATTACAATTTCAAGTTCGGTTCGTATTTTGTATTTGTACAGTCTGGTACAAGCGAGGACACTGCTTTTAACATCTATGTTGACAGCTATGGAAATGTCATACGTGATGACTACGAGTACGAGGTTGCCAACAACTTTACCACCTTTCGGAGATTGGATGAAGAGCTGAGGGAAATCGCTAAGGAGATGATTGGCGGTGAGCTTGATTACGACTTTGATCATATCTCACTTCCTTTTGTAAAGGAGGGAGATTTAATGAAACTTGAGCGGGATATGAAGTTGGATATCCACAATCCTCCCCTGCCACTTACGCTTGATGTGACATTGTTTAGTCAAGAAGTTTCCTATAGCAAAATTGCAGAAGTCGCCAAAGCTATAGAAGCCGTCTTACATGAGCAAGATATTCCTGTCCGCGAGTATAACATTCGCATTTTGCCCCTATCTGATAAGCCCCAAAGTGAAAACCAAGCAGTCTCATGGGTCAATTCCCTTTCTGTTTCTAATTTTCCTGCAGGACGAATGGGGGAGGAAAATTTGCCGCAAGTTATGGAGCAGTTTGAGACTGGTCGAGTTGCCGAGGTGAATGCAAAGGATAAAAAATGAATAATAGCCGGCAGCACTCGTATCTGAGTGGCTGTCGGCTAAAGGCGGGCAGAATATCCGCGATTATTGTTACCGCATTTTGAGATAGATGAATTCTCAATCTTGGCGGTGATGGAGGGCAGAGTTAGCCCGGGAGGAAGGAGTTCGCACTATTATTGCCCAGAAGATTAAATAGGTTAGCTGACTTTAATTACAATCTGCCTTATAATGGAAATGGCTACAAATGAATTTTATACATGTAATCAATATGGGTGGTAAGGAGGTAATGTGTGTGGGTGATTTTTTTGACGGGCTGAAACTTGGTAAAAAGGCCTTCAAACAGGCACTGGATAAAAAAGGGGAGTTTCGTGCAGGGGGGAAGCAAGTTGTCTGTCCTCATTGCAGCAATGTTTTATTCGAAAAAGGCGAAGCTCAACTGAATACACAGGGGGCTACTTTTTTAGGCTTAGACTGGCTTAATAAATCA
This Desulfosporosinus orientis DSM 765 DNA region includes the following protein-coding sequences:
- a CDS encoding esterase/lipase family protein; translation: MKKLFSPVLIVILVLSLLVFSATPTSVSAAVSRQNNYPIVFVHGLAGFDNLLGIPYWGGTYNISQDLASQGYPNFVAAVGPFSSNWDRACELYAQIVGGRVDYGKAHSEEYGHERYGRTYPGLYPQWGKIDPATGMINKIHLIGHSMGGQTIRVLAQLLENGNAEERAVTPGQELSPLFNGDKKGWISGILTIATPHDGSSAAYAALDKNSTLQQAIVFLSALGGASCLDVYDFNLDQWGLKREPGESIASFLERVESSNAWKTSRDLASWDLDPEGAKELNTWVRAQSDIYYFSQAASCTYKSLLTGHQLPCVEMNPLFFLLSCHIGSYTQSQPVQIDQSWWENDGLVSVITAEGPHLGSADQIIPYSGTPQSGKWNYLGKLNKIDHTAVIGLMSLKDPRPLFRFYAELLASLPQS
- a CDS encoding PadR family transcriptional regulator, translating into MKISKEMLKGSTVILLLSLLNREPMYGYQMTKEIEKKSSGVFTFKEGTLYPILHSLEADGMIESYWWGDKGTRQRKYYRITSAGKGLLKEKEQEWITFRSAVDRVITGEVYAW
- a CDS encoding zf-HC2 domain-containing protein yields the protein MNQISCNVCMDLMPLVKDGIASEESCALVMKHIETCEHCAKALGGKTAANAAMDDVVVLIKLKKQFTLFLISVIFAGTLIGMVLSDGMSMFYNALIMPAIGGFGYMLFKKKSYFVPLGLFLFSFVWVSIREIVKGFLTYSTVVDLIIMSAWWSGVFAAFSAVGVLIAGLLYYAFKK
- a CDS encoding alpha/beta fold hydrolase, producing the protein MSRKKKVLLGIMLLLLLGITYEQIGQYFDSKKYKPVGQIININGHDMHIYAEGNGNATVVFASGWAVPSPYVDFYPLYSEISKYARTAVYDRPGYGWSDIADTPRDIDTITKEIHELLEKSGEKPPYILVGHSIGSLEVIRFAQLYENEVKGVVLIDGSNPDMYSNMVKPSTIAAMRASIFHKSIYLLNKSGISRLLFNIVPNFYSSSPLVTARNNLVSAPDNFEELDSAMFVKTCLNRNQVDEGKNKETNALEVVANGYINDVPLRIITSEELNNYEESKENQLNLQKWSTDSKQIVVTGSGHAIHWYNPEVINNEILEILNSY
- a CDS encoding RNA polymerase sigma factor; its protein translation is MARINIQTIYEQNKHDVYSYLLSLTHNKSLSEDLTSDVFLSAIKALPAFRGNSSIKTWLFSIARHKWYEHLRKGKKELAPEDFMRIYLSDDTTLETAMITNELVGRIYELLEQEPVKSKDIVLMRVDGYSYFEIAQKHNISESSARVINFRTKDRIRANLLKEGYISESNFL